In one window of Vanrija pseudolonga chromosome 5, complete sequence DNA:
- the vdh_1 gene encoding Vanillin dehydrogenase, whose protein sequence is MSSKVIPNLIGSTPAKVTATFDVVHPTEGVVHSVQRSTSADIEAAIATAHAALPSWRDTPLAERKAIVLRAADLLTDPNETWAQRLIDANVAETSSSVGWAQGLTGNTHNFMRALVEVADEALAPFEIKTNDSLCILTREPYGVCLAMAAWNAVQILTMRSTITPLLAGNTVVFKTSETTPYVQQIWAELLYAAGLPRDALTVVHVATEDAPALTEQLVSDKRIRHVNFTGSTRVGSIIAGLAGQNLKPVVMELGGKSGLLLLPDADIEIAASHIIAGAFLNAGQICMSTERVFVTASRYDELVAALRKDWAGYEKKQAHALFTARSAERVKDLVADAYAHGAADLIAEERTANGRGGNSLYPTILSPIDKSMRLYTEESFGPTLAIVVIPDEGRSEAEVLDDMVAQANDTEYGLSSSVWGRDTARAAQVAGRIECGAIHINGKTPADPPPVPHGGWKNSGWGRFNGVEGLRHFTHTRTIEIPDEHPGPLNLNGMDL, encoded by the exons atgTCCTCCAAAGTCATTCCCAACCTCATCGGCAGCACACCGGCCAAAGTGACCGCGACCTTCGACGTCGTGCACCCCACCGAGGGGGTAGTGCACTCTGTGcagcgctcgacgtcggccgacATCGAAGCAGCCATCGCGACGGCGCATGCTGCGCTGCCTTCGTGGCGCGACACCCCGCTtgccgagcgcaaggcgaTCGTCCTccgtgccgccgacctgctcACCGACCCGAACGAGACGTGGGCCCAGCGCCTGATTGACGCCAacgtcgccgagacgagctCCAGCGTCGGCTGGGCCCAGGGGCTCACGGGCAACACGCACAACTTtatgcgcgcgctcgtcgaggtcgccgacgaggcgctcgcgccgttcgAGATCAAGACGAACGACT CGCTGTGCATCCTCACCCGCGAGCCCTACGGCGTCTGCCTCGCCATGGCGGCATGGAATGCCGTCCAGATCCTCACGATGCGCTCGACCATCACCCCGCTCCTGGCCGGCAACACGGTCGTGTTCAAGACGTCCGAGACGACGCCGTACGTCCAGCAGATCTGGGCAGAGCTGCTgtacgccgccggcctgccgcgcgacgcgctgacCGTGGTCCATGTGGCTACGgaggacgcgccggcgctcacGGAGCAGCTGGTTTCTGACAAGCGGATTCG CCATGTCAACTTCACCGGCTCGACCCGCGTCGGCTCCATCATCGCCGGGCTCGCGGGCCAGAACCTCAAGCCGGTGGTCATGGAGCTGGGCGGCAAGTCTGGCCTCCTGCTgctccccgacgccgacattgaGATCGCCGCGAGCCACATCATCGCCGGCGCGTTCCTCAACGCCGGGCAGATCTGCATGTCGACGGAGCGCGTGTTTGTGACCGCGTCGCGGTacgacgagctcgttgcCGCTCTGCGCAAGGATTGGGCGGGTTACGAGAAGAAGCAGGCGCACGCGCTGTTCACGGCCCGCTCGGCGGAGCgcgtcaaggacctcgtGGCGGACGCGtacgcgcacggcgcggccgacctcatcgccgaggagcgcacGGCGaacgggcgcggcggcaactCGCTCTACCCCACTATCCTGTCGCCGATCGACAAGAGCATGCGCCTGTACACCGAGGAGTCGTTCGGCCCGACGCTCGCGATTGTCGTCATCCCGGACGAGGGCCGCTCCGAGGCCGAAgtgctcgacgacatggtcgCGCAGGCCAACGACACCGAGTACGGACTGTCCTCGTCCGTGTGGGGCCgggacacggcgcgcgcggcacagGTCGCCGGGCGCATCGAGTGCGGCGCGATCCACATCAACGGCAAGACGCCCGCCGACCCGCCCCCCGTGCCGCACGGCGGCTGGAAGAACTCTGGCTGGGGGCGGTtcaacggcgtcgagggcctgAGGCACTTTACTCACACGCGCACGATTGAGATCCCGGACGAGCACCCCGGCCCGCTCAACCTCAACGGCATGGACTTGTag
- the SPAC19G12.09_2 gene encoding NAD/NADP-dependent indole-3-acetaldehyde reductase, protein MPRTITLSDGKKVPAIGWGNGTGGLAASGTKAIDAGAIALADGILHIDTAQLYQTEAETAASIKKAGVKREEVWITTKLSDNTIAAKATTAANVRASILESIAKLETIPDLVLIHNPYVPEKGKIGEFWTYLEDLVLDGTLKGASLGFSNFRPQDIDDVLAVARIKPVVNQLEYHPFLLTQLEPLLAKQAALGIVTQSYGPLSPLLRHPSGGGSLKVVLERIASERGVDPASILLLWTVQKGVVAVTTSTNAERIQKLADVDALEDLTAEQIAEIDAAGKKAHYRFYKEHMFEDFPVPDLPEDA, encoded by the exons ATGCCCCGCACAATCACCCTCTCAGACGGCAAAAAGGTCCCCGCGATCGGATGGGGTAACGGCACGGGCGGCCTCGCTGCGTCCGGCACCAAGGCCATTGACGCCGGCGCgatcgccctcgccgacggcatccTGCACATCGACACGGCGCAGCTGTACcagaccgaggccgagacggcggcTAGTATTAAGAAGGCGGGGGTGAAGAGGGAGGAGGTGTGGATTACGACCAAGT TGTCGGACAACaccatcgccgccaaggccaccaccgcggccaACGTCCGCGCGTCCATCCTCGAGTccatcgccaagctcgagacCATCCCGGACCTGGTGCTCATCCACAACCCGTACGTGCCGGAGAAGGGCAAGATTGGCGAGTTCTGGACGTACCTCGAGGACCTGGTGTTGGACGGCACGCTCAAGGGCGCGTCGCTTGGCTTTTCAAACTTCCGCCCGcaggacattgacgacgtgctcgccgtggCGCGGATCAAGCCGGTCGTGAACC AGCTCGAGTACCaccccttcctcctcacccagctcgagccgctgctcgccaagcaggcggcgctgggcatCGTGACGCAGTCGTACGGCCCCCTGTCGccgctcctccgccacccctcgggcggcggctcgcTCAAGGTCGTGCTGGAGCGCATCGCTtccgagcgcggcgtggacCCCGCATCGATCCTCCTGCTGTGGACGGTCCAGAAGGGCGTCGTGGCCGTCACGACGTCCACCAACGCCGAGCGCATCcagaagctcgccgacgtcgacgcgctcgaggacctcaCTGCCGAGCAGATCGCGGAGATTGACGCCGCAGGCAAGAAGGCGCACTACCGCTTCTAC AAGGAGCACATGTTCGAGGACTTTCCCGTGCCCGACCTCCCCGAGGACGCTTAA
- the SPCC18.02_0 gene encoding putative MFS-type transporter2 → MTSASAGPGKCDSTPAPEVGPVVPDYTYNLEQTLSRTLSRTLSPNNNTKEPKPDLEPIAVAPPAADKGPWGWRWRSADWFITAVVAWSIASDNISYAIIVPVIPFHLEKLGYDNLSSRTGYLLFAYSGGILIATFPVAYFFHRYRWRRGPLIIAVFVMEASFIMFMLGNHYVAMIMGRILQGACSCVVWTVGMALITENIDEKNLGKHIGIALTGFTLGTTIGPPVGGALYKRLGWNSPFIFCIVINAVDLLVRLLVLEKRLMHNWHPTEKARLEVLACAEATAAQTADGAVATAPGDSSIAASTTETAVVPTTNPATPAEPKEEKQLSPFGVIVALLSIPRGMAALTIAFIFGLMYGAMDASLALHVNDTWGKDSETVGFMFLARGAPEFFIGPVAGWVADKFGPEWLILPAILINLPWLPLLTLRKSIVGFFIVFACTGFTENAINIGASIELAYVSKMREGIGSIHQFAALNLAFSVSLAVGSVIGGQIYDHVVPKGWDVICWMSFGGSLLLVVPPLFWAGDRPLGRRWRRKHAEVDEAAEAGAAPAPTVAEK, encoded by the exons atgaCCAGCGCATCAGCTGGCCCAGGCAAATGCGacagcacgccggcgccggaaGTCGGCCCAGTCGTCCCAGACTACACGTACAACCTCGAACAAACCCTCTCGCGCACCCTGTCCAGAACGCTCTcccccaacaacaacacgaaggagcccaagcccgacctcgagcccatcgccgtcgccccgccagccgccgacaaggGGCCTTGGGGGTGGCGATGGCGCTCGGCCGACTGGTTCATCACTGCTGTCGTGGCGTGGAGCATTGCGAGCGACAACATCAGCTAT GCAATCATCGTCCCCGTCATCCCGTTCCACCTCGAGAAACTAGGGTACGACAACCTGTCCTCGCGCACCGGCTACCTTCTCTTCGCGTATTCTGGCGGCATCCTCATTGCGACCTTCCCGGTGGCCTACTTCTTCCACCGCTACAGGTGGCGCCGGGGCCCGCTCATCATCGCCGTGTTTGTGATGGAGGCGAGCTTCATAATGTTCATGCTGGGCAACCACTACGTCGCGATGATCATGGGGAGGATTCTGCAGGGCGCGTGTTCCTGTGTAGTTTGGACGG tcGGCATGGCGCTGATCACGGAAAACATCGACGAGAAGAACCTCGGCAAGCACATCGGTATCGCCCTCACGGGCTTCACGCTCGGCACGACCATCGGCCCGCCCGTCGGAGGCGCACTGTACAAGCGCCTCGGGTGGAACTCGCCGTTCATCTTCTGCATCGTCATCAACGCGGTCGATCTGCTCGTGCGACTGCTGGTGCTGGAGAAGCGGCTCATGCACAACTGGCACCCGACGGAGAAGGCACGGCTGGAGGTTCTCGCgtgcgccgaggcgaccgccgcccagacggccgacggcgcagtGGCCACTGCCCCCGGCGACAGTTCCATCGCGGCCTCCACGACCGAgaccgccgtcgtcccgACCACGaaccccgccacgcccgccgagccaaAGGAAGAGAAACAGCTCTCGCCCttcggcgtcatcgtcgccctcctctccATCCCGCGCGGCATGGCGGCCCTGACGATCGCCTTCATCTTTGGCCTGATGTACGGCGCAATGGACGCGAGTCTGGCGCTGCACGTCAACGATACGTGGGGCAAGGACTCTGAGACGGTCGGCTTCATgttcctcgcgcgcggcgcgcccgagTTCTTCATCGGCCCcgtggcggggtgggtggcggaCAAGTTTGGGCCAGAGTGGCTCATCCTGCCTGCTATTCTCATCAACCTGCCGTGGCTCCCGCTGCTCACGTTGCGCAAGAGCATCGTGGGCTTCTTCATCGTGTTTGCGTGTACCG gctTCACCGAAAACGCAATCAACATCGGCGCGTCGATCGAGCTGGCGTATGTGTCGAAAATGCGCGAGGGCATAGGCAGCATCCACCAGTTCGCGGCCCTCAACCTCGCCTTCAGCGTCTCCCTCGCCGTGGGCTCAGTCATCGGCGGGCAGATTTATGATCATGTCGTCCCGAAGGGCTGGGACGTGATTTGCTGGATGAGCTTTGGCGGGAGTCTGTTGCTTGTCGTCCCGCCGCTCTTCTGGGCCGGCGACCGGCCGCTCGGGCGCCGGTGGCGAAGGaagcacgccgaggtcgacgaggctgccgaggctggcgcagcgccggcaccgacggtCGCCGAGAAGTAG
- the freB_0 gene encoding Ferric/cupric reductase transmembrane component B: MRLSTLALGALATLPLALAGEKVVDTKHRPTWCFSACDDTLSPIHFTDKNDSLGYYQSKLASPLYIASVVGCMETYCKDHALVGWDYVLNYAKEQGVEAPAYTSLLKLLPPLSSMEVIDTEVVMHNTSNMYAAPVLPNQVNFDHGRDTEWTWDDEMIMHHAFGWALWLLLGLMVIVGVANRLLTAYVAHKHRNSVDAESAGASSSKATGLTRAYTWYRGNVSTPALLGYRHLQPWGWVSIPTRLQAIAIAFYVILNLIFTLVGYHVFPENMYYSEYPTSFQLWRYVADRTGIMAFYNLPLLWMLAGRNDFLIWLTGWTYQSCNIFHRWAARVAVVQSIIHSAAYTWLERDDPYSELWAQEYWRTGVIATVAMCVLLPLSLKPIRDKVYEVFLILHICLAVVVLVMLWYHVKIFDGSYNPWLYACIGVWAFDRLLRVGRIAVLSFRTLGQQNTVATMTGGPEGLVRMSVNSSVRLHPKPGSYYFLYSPRSIKPWENHPFTLGSWEQTEAGTTLHFLFAPQAGWTRSIQKRIAKVSDGVAPSTSMRVLLEGPYGHDHPVTSYENILLIAGGSGITAILPYVFALQNESGPRHARHVTVVWVVRNAHYAADVLARELAPKHTHGIDIQVHVSREEGATASDVIDELPTDVAAEVESDDGSSSSPQESPVHEKPEGGKERDSDSDGEGHLRIRSGRPVMDTLVGRSVSQLIGAERLAVLGCGPAGMMDDLRRAVSTRYGSGEGQVSGSTIEYFEEAFMW; this comes from the exons ATGAGGCTCTCAacactcgcgctcggcgcgctcgccacgctGCCTCTAGCCCTCGCCGGGGAGAAGGTAGTCGACACCAAGCACCGCCCGACATGGTGCTTCAGCGCGTGCGACGACACCCTCTCCCCCATTCACTTCACGGACAAGAACGACTCGCTAGGCTACTACCAGTCCAAGCTCGCATCTCCGCTGTACATCGcgtccgtcgtcggctgcATGGAGACGTACTGCAAGGACCATGCGCTCGTGGGCTGGGACTACGTGCTCAACTATGCCAAGGAgcagggcgtcgaggcgccAGCCTACACCTCGCTGCTCAAGCTCCTCCCGCCCCTGTCGAGCATGGAGGTCATCGACACCGAAGTCGTCATGCACAACACGTCGAACATGTACGCGGCTCCCGTGCTGCCCAACCAGGTCAACTTTGACCATGGGAGGGACACCGAG tGGACATGGGATGACGAAATGATCATGCACCATGCTTTCGGCTGGGCCCTGTGGCTCCTCCTAGGCCTGATGGTCATTGTCGGAGTCGCGAACCGTCTCCTCACAGCGTACGTGGCACACAAGCACCGCAACAGCGTCGACGCGGAGTCCGCCGGCGCGTCAAGCTCCAAGGCCACAGGCCTGACCCGCGCGTACACTTGGTACCGCGGCAACGTGTCCAcgcccgcgctgctcgggtaccgccacctccagccgtgggggtgggtgtccATCCCTACCCGCCTCCAGGCGATCGCGATTGCATTCTACGTCATCCTCAACCTCATCTTCACGCTCGTCGGGTACCATGTCTTCCCGGAGAACATGTACTACTCCGAGTACCCGACCAGCTTCCAGCTGTGGCGCTACGTCGCCGACCGCACGGGCATCATGGCGTTCTACAACCTGCCTCTGCTGTGGATGCTGGCCGGCCGCAACGACTTCCTGATCTGGCTCACGGGCTGGACTTACC AATCCTGCAACATCTTCCACCGGTGGgccgcccgcgtcgccgtcgtccagtCCATCATCCACTCGGCAGCGTACACctggctcgagcgcgacgacccgTACTCGGAGCTCTGGGCGCAGGAGTACTGGCGCACCGGCGTCATCGCGACGGTCGCCATGtgcgtcctcctcccgctGTCGCTCAAGCCGATCCGGGACAAGGTGTACGAGGTCTTCCTCATCCTGCACATCTGCCTCGCAGttgtcgtgctcgtcatGCTGTGGTACCACGTCAAGATCTTTGACGGGTCGTACAACCCCTGGCTGTACGCGTGTATCGGCGTGTGGGCGTtcgaccgcctcctccgtGTCGGCCGCATCGCCGTGCTCTCCTTCCGCACCCTCGGCCAGCAGAACACTGTTGCAACGATGACGGGTGGGCCCGAGGGCCTCGTCCGCATGAGCGTCAACTCGTCGGTGCGGCTGCACCCCAAGCCTGGCAGCTACTACTTCCTCtactcgccgcgctcgatCAAGCCGTGGGAGAACCACCCGTTCACCCTCGGCTCGTGGGAGCAGACCGAGGCCGGCACGACGCTGCACTTCCTCTTCGCGCCCCAGGCCGGCTGGACGCGCAGCATCCAGAAACGTATCGCCAAGGtcagcgacggcgtggccccctccacctccaTGCGCGTGCTTCTTGAAGGACCCTACGGGCACGACCACCCGGTCACGTCTTACGAGAACATTCTCCTCAtcgccggcggctcgggcaTCACCGCGATCCTGCCGTACGTGTTTGCGCTGCAGAACGAGTCTGGCCCACGCCATGCCCGCCACGTCACGGTTGTGTGGGTGGTCCGCAACGCGCACTACGctgccgacgtgctcgcgcgcgagctcgcaccAAAGCACACGCATGGCATCGATATCCAGGTCCATGTTTCTCGCGAAGAGGGCGCCACGGCGTCCGACGTGATTGACGAGCTGCCGACCgatgtcgccgccgaggtggagagcgacgacggcagcagctCCAGCCCGCAGGAGAGCCCGGTGCACGAGAAGcccgagggcggcaaggagcgcgacagcgacagcgacggcgagggacACTTGCGTATCCGCTCCGGACGGCCAGTGATGGACACGCTTGTCGGCCGCTCCGTCTCGCAGCTTATCGGTGctgagcgcctcgccgtgctcggctGTGGACCGGCCGGTATGATGGACGACCTGCGCCGCGCAGTGTCGACGCGGTACGGCTCCGGCGAGGGCCAGGTCAGCGGGTCGACAATCGAGTACTTTGAGGAGGCGTTCATGTGGTAA
- the mppB gene encoding Mitochondrial-processing peptidase subunit beta, which yields MSAARLLSRAVRPAVQLRQPTLARALATPVKTADPVTKTSVLSNGLSISTETIPGASTSTVGLWIDAGSRADAGNASGTAHFLEHLAFKGTKSRSQMQLELEVENLGAHLNAYTSREQTVYYAKAFDKDVPAAVNILSDILQNSKLDESAIERERDVILREQEEVDKQLEEVVFDHLHAVAFQGQALGNTILGPKDHINSINKGDLTSYIQKNYTADRIVLVGAGSIEHDALVKLAEENFANLPVSANPIPLGQSSHEPTKFTGSEVRIRDDTMNTVNIAIAVEGVGWKSPDYWPMLVLQSIFGNWDRSLGASSLLSSRLSHIISSNNLANSFMSFSTSYSDTGLWGIYLVSENLMNLDDLIHFTFKEWTRMSIGPQTAEVERAKQQLKASLLLGLDGSTAIAEDIGRQIITTGKRYTPKEIERYVNAVTEEDIKRVAQKYLWDQDFALAAVGRVEGILDYSRLRADLSSLTF from the exons atgtccgccgcccgcctcctctCCCGGGCCGTCCGCCCCGCGGTCCAGCTCCGCCAGCCG ACGCTtgcccgcgccctcgcgACGCCCGTCAAGACCGCCGACCCCGTCACCAAGACGTCGGTGCTCTCGAATGGTCTCTCGATCTCGACCGAGACCATTCCcggcgcctcgacctcgactgTTGGTCTTTGGATCgacgccggctcgcgcgccgacgccggcaacgCCAGCGGCACCGCCCACTTCCTCGAG CACCTTGCCTTCAAGGGCACCAAGTCGCGCTCGCAGatgcagctcgagctcgaggtcgagaacCTTGGCGCTCACCTGAACGCCTACACCTCGCGCGAGCAGACCGTCTACTACGCCAAGGCGTTTGACAAGGacgtccccgccgccgtcaacaTTCTTTCCGACATTCTCCAGAACTCGAagctcgacgagtcggccattgagcgcgagcgcgacgtcatCCTCcgcgagcaggaggaggttgacaagcagctcgaggaggtcgtctTTGACCACCTCCACGCCGTTGCCTTCCAGGGCCAGGCCCTCGGCAACACCATCCTTGGCCCCAAGGACCACATCAACTCGATCAACAAGGGTGACCTCACCTCGTACATCCAGAAGAACTACACCGCCGACCGCattgtcctcgtcggtgccggttcgatcgagcacgacgccctcgtcaagctcgccgaggagaacTTTGCCAACCTCCCCGTCTCGGCCAACCCCATCCCCCTCGGCCAGTCGAGCCACGAGCCCACCAAGTTCACCGGTTCCGAGGTCCGCATCCGTGACGACACCATGAACACTGTCAACATTGCCATTGCCGTCGAGGGTGTCGGATGGAAGTCGCCCGACTACTGGCCCATGCTCGTTCTCCAGTCCATCTTTGGCAACTGGGACCGCTCGCTCGGtgcctcgtcgctcctcaGCTCGCGCCTCAGCCACATCATCTCCTCCAACAACCTCGCCAACTCGTTCATGTCCTTCTCCACCTCGTACTCGGACACTGGTCTCTGGGGTATCTACCTCGTCTCGGAGAACCTCATGAACCTTGACGACCTCATCCACTTCACCTTCAAGGAGTGGACCCGCATGTCCATCGGCCCCCAGaccgccgaggttgagcgcgccaagcagcagctcaaggcctcgctcctccttggcctcgacggctcgaccgccatcgccgaggaCATTGGCCGTCAGATCATCACCACCGGCAAGCGCTACACCCCCAAGGAGATTGAGCGCTACGTCAACGCCGTTACCGAGGAGGACATTAAGCGTGTCGCCCAG AAGTACCTCTGGGACCAGGACTTCgctcttgccgccgtcggccgtgTCGAGGGCATCCTTG ACTACTCTAGGCTCAGGGCCGATTTGAGTTCTCTCACTTTTTAA
- the yipf5 gene encoding Protein YIPF5: protein MFNQNAYQSSPYGAQTEPLAFFQGGPSASSSSSYYGHGSQGRSGVEGNLGGGGYATGQMSGSGRIGGMLAGEGKWWEAFGSGGLEGEPGLMEELGINPSHILQKSLTVLNPLRKVDANIMDDADLAGPFVFCFAFAFMLLLSGRPQFSYIYGVGLLGTIAIYTLLNLMSETGVDAYRTASVLGYCLLPMVGLGGLGIAVRSDHIIVYALSIISVVWCTYSASSIFVAVLRMDHQRLLVAYPVGLLYGCFALLSIFQVAKK from the exons ATGTTCAACCAAAACGCGTACCAGAGCTCGCCGTACGGCGCGCAGACCGAGCCCCTCGCCTTCTTCCAGGGCGGGCCGTCGGCttcctccagctcgagctACTACGGCCACGGCAGCCAGGGCCGGTCAGGCGTCGAAggcaacctcggcggcggggggtacGCGACGGGCCAGATGTCGGGCTCGGGGCGGATAGGCGGCATGCTtgcgggcgagggcaagtGGTGGGAGGCgtttggcagcggcgggctcgagggcgagccggGATTGAtggagg AACTCGGCATCAACCCCTCCCATATCCTCCAAAAGTCGCTCACCGTCCTCAACCCCCtgcgcaaggtcgacgccaacattatggacgacgccgacctcgcagGGCCGTTCGTCTTCTGCTTCGCCTTTGCCttcatgctgctgctg TCCGGACGGCCACAGTTCTCGTACATCTACGGCGTGGGCCTGCTGGGCACGATCGCAATCTACACGCTGCTCAACCTCATGTCGGAAACCGGCGTCGACGCATATCGCACCGCCTCGGTGCTCGGCTACTGCCTCCTGCCCAtggtcgggctcggcgggctcggcatCGCGGTGCGCAGCGACCACATTATCGTCTACGCCCTGTCGATCATCTCCGTCGTGTGGTGCACCTACTCGGCCAGCTCGAtcttcgtcgccgtcctccggATGGACCACCAGCGTCTGCTTGTCGCCTACCCCGTCGGCCTGCTGTACGGCTGCTTTGCGCTCCTCAGCATTTTCCAGGTGGCGAAGAAGTAG